One Hordeum vulgare subsp. vulgare chromosome 4H, MorexV3_pseudomolecules_assembly, whole genome shotgun sequence DNA window includes the following coding sequences:
- the LOC123447854 gene encoding leucine-rich repeat receptor-like serine/threonine-protein kinase BAM1, which translates to MEALHPFALLPFLVFLLLSIGGASGNGHGEALHGDALALLSLKASLSCRPHVLRSWLPGNVASVCEWTGVRCAGGRVVSVDIANMNVSTGAPVTAEVTGLSALANLSLAGNGIVGAVAVSALPALRYVNVSGNQLRGGLDGWDFPSLPGLEVFDAYDNNFSSSLPAGVTALVRLRYLDLGGNYFSGLIPASYGGMLALEYLSLNGNNLQGAIPPELGNLTNLRELYLGYYNAFDGGIPAELGRLRNLTMLDLSNCGLTGSIPPELGELTSLDTLFLHTNQLTGAIPPELGKLTALTRLDLSNNALTGEVPSTLASLTSLRLLNLFLNRLHGPVPDFVAALPLLETLQLFMNNFTGRVPAGLGANAALRLVDLSSNRLTGMIPEMLCSSGELHTAILMNNFLFGPIPGALGSCASLTRVRFGHNYLNGTIPTGFLYLPRLNLLELQNNLLSGPVPSDPSPTLAGSQSQLAQLNLSNNLLSGPLPAALANLSALQTLLVSNNRLAGAVPPEVGELRLLVKLDLSGNELSGPIPEAIGRCGQLTYIDLSTNNLSGPIPEAIAGIRVLNYLNLSRNQLEESIPAAIGAMSSLTAADFSYNDLSGELPDTGQLRYLNQTAFAGNPRLCGPVLNRACNLSSDAGGSTAVSPRRATAGDYKLVFALGLLACSVVFAVAVVLRARSYRGGPDGAWRFTAFHKVDFGIAEVIECMKDGNVVGRGGAGVVYAGRARSGGAIAVKRLNSGGGGAGRHDHGFRAEIRTLGSIRHRNIVRLLAFCSKEHEANVLVYEYMGSGSLGEVLHGKGGGFLAWDRRYRIALEAARGLCYLHHDCTPMIVHRDVKSNNILLGDNLEAHVADFGLAKFLRSGAGQANAGASECMSAVAGSYGYIAPEYAYTLRVDEKSDVYSFGVVLLELVTGRRPVGDFGEGVDIVQWAKRVTDGRRESVPKVVDRRLSTVPMDEVSHLFFVSMLCVQENSVERPTMREVVQMLSEFPRHASSQPSPSSASSSSAPEPEKEPNCYKLFPDLLN; encoded by the exons ATGGAGGCTCTACATCCTTTTGCCTTGCTCCCCTTCTTGGTTTTTCTTCTGCTATCCATCGGTGGTGCCAGTGGCAATGGACATGGCGAGGCGTTGCATGGAGATGCGCTGGCCTTGCTCTCCCTCAAGGCCTCCCTCAGCTGCCGCCCCCACGTGTTGCGCTCGTGGTTGCCGGGCAATGTTGCCTCGGTGTGCGAGTGGACCGGCGTCCGCTGCGCCGGTGGCAGGGTGGTCTCTGTCGACATCGCCAACATGAACGTGTCCACCGGCGCGCCCGTCACGGCCGAGGTGACTGGGCTCTCCGCGCTCGCCAACCTCTCCCTCGCCGGGAACGGCATCGTGGGTGCGGTGGCCGTGTCCGCGCTCCCGGCGCTCCGCTACGTCAATGTCTCCGGCAACCAGCTCCGCGGCGGCCTGGACGGCTGGGACTTCCCGTCACTCCCCGGCCTTGAGGTGTTCGACGCCTACGACAACAACTTCTCCTCCTCGCTCCCGGCCGGCGTGACGGCGCTGGTGCGGCTCCGGTACCTAGACCTTGGCGGCAATTACTTTTCCGGGCTGATACCCGCGTCGTACGGCGGGATGCTGGCTCTGGAGTACCTGTCGCTCAACGGCAACAACCTACAGGGCGCCATCCCGCCGGAGCTCGGCAACCTGACGAACCTCAGGGAGCTCTACCTCGGGTACTACAACGCATTCGACGGCGGCATCCCGGCGGAGCTCGGCCGGCTACGCAACCTCACCATGCTGGACCTCTCCAACTGCGGCCTCACCGGGAGCATCCCGCCCGAGCTCGGCGAGCTCACCTCCCTCGACACGCTATTCCTCCACACCAACCAGCTGACCGGCGCAATCCCGCCGGAGCTCGGCAAACTGACGGCGCTCACCAGGCTTGACCTGTCCAACAACGCGCTCACGGGCGAGGTGCCGAGCACCCTCGCGTCGCTCACCTCGCTCCGGCTGCTTAACCTGTTCCTCAACCGGCTCCACGGCCCGGTGCCTGACTTCGTCGCCGCGCTGCCGCTGCTGGAGACGCTACAGCTCTTCATGAACAACTTCACCGGCCGCGTCCCGGCCGGCCTCGGCGCCAACGCGGCGCTCCGGCTCGTCGACCTGTCATCGAACCGGCTCACCGGCATGATCCCCGAGATGCTGTGCTCCTCCGGCGAGCTGCACACCGCCATCCTCATGAACAACTTCCTCTTCGGGCCCATCCCCGGCGCGCTGGGCTCGTGCGCGAGCCTCACCCGGGTCCGGTTCGGCCACAACTACCTCAACGGCACCATTCCCACCGGCTTCCTCTACCTCCCGCGGCTCAACCTGCTGGAGCTGCAGAACAACCTGCTCTCCGGTCCGGTCCCTTCGGACCCGAGCCCGACCCTGGCCGGTTCGCAGTCGCAGCTGGCGCAGCTCAACCTGTCCAACAACTTGCTGTCCGGGCCACTGCCTGCCGCGCTGGCCAACCTCTCCGCGCTGCAGACGCTGCTGGTCAGCAATAACCGTCTCGCCGGCGCCGTGCCGCCGGAGGTAGGGGAGCTCCGGTTGCTGGTGAAGCTCGACCTCAGCGGCAATGAGCTGTCCGGGCCGATACCGGAGGCCATCGGCCGGTGTGGGCAGCTCACGTACATTGACCTCAGCACCAACAACCTGTCTGGGCCGATCCCGGAGGCCATCGCCGGGATAAGGGTGCTGAATTACCTCAACCTGTCGCGGAACCAGCTCGAGGAGTCGATCCCGGCGGCGATCGGGGCGATGAGCAGCCTCACGGCGGCCGACTTCTCGTACAACGACCTGTCCGGCGAGCTGCCTGACACGGGCCAGCTGCGGTACTTGAACCAGACGGCGTTCGCGGGCAACCCAAGGCTGTGCGGGCCGGTGCTGAACCGGGCCTGCAACCTCAGCAGCGACGCCGGCGGGTCGACGGCCGTGAGCCCGCGTCGGGCGACGGCGGGGGACTACAAGCTGGTGTTCGCGCTGGGCCTGCTGGCGTGCTCGGTGGTGTTCGCCGTGGCGGTCGTGCTGCGCGCGAGGTCGTACCGCGGCGGCCCCGACGGAGCGTGGCGGTTCACGGCGTTCCACAAGGTGGACTTCGGCATCGCGGAGGTGATCGAGTGCATGAAGGACGGGAACGTGGTGggccgcggcggcgccggcgtgGTTTACGCGGGGCGGGCGCGGTCGGGCGGCGCGATCGCCGTGAAGCGGCTgaacagcggcggcggcggggcggggcggcacgACCACGGGTTCCGCGCGGAGATCCGGACGCTGGGCAGCATCCGGCACCGGAACATCGTGCGGCTGCTGGCCTTCTGCAGCAAGGAGCATGAGGCGAACGTGCTGGTGTACGAGTACATGGGCAGCGGCAGCCTCGGCGAGGTGCTCCACGGCAAGGGCGGCGGGTTCCTGGCGTGGGACCGGCGGTACCGGATCGCGCTGGAGGCGGCGCGGGGGCTCTGCTACCTGCACCACGACTGCACCCCGATGATCGTGCATCGCGACGTCAAGTCCAACAACATCCTCCTCGGCGACAACCTGGAGGCCCACGTGGCGGACTTCGGGCTCGCCAAGTTCCTCCGCTCCGGCGCCGGCCAGGCCAACGCCGGCGCCTCCGAGTGCATGTCCGCCGTCGCCGGGTCCTACGGCTACATCGCGCCAG AGTACGCGTACACATTGAGAGTGGACGAGAAGAGCGACGTGTACAGCTTCGgcgtcgtcctgctggagctcgtcACCGGCAGGCGGCCGGTGGGGGACTTCGGGGAAGGGGTGGACATCGTGCAGTGGGCGAAGCGGGTCACCGATGGCCGGCGGGAGAGCGTGCCCAAGGTCGTCGACCGCCGGCTCAGCACGGTGCCCATGGACGAGGTGTCCCACCTCTTCTTCGTCTCCATGCTCTGCGTTCAGGAGAACAGCGTGGAGCGCCCGACGATGAGGGAGGTGGTGCAGATGCTGTCCGAGTTCCCCCGCCACGCCTCCAGccagccctcgccctcgtcggcgTCGTCCTCATCGGCGCCCGAGCCGGAAAAGGAGCCCAACTGCTACAAGCTGTTCCCGGACCTGCTGAACTAA